One window of Chamaesiphon minutus PCC 6605 genomic DNA carries:
- a CDS encoding transposase family protein has product MKNPLEYIENYPERTKQIIGINYEQWSALVEIAKIEEERLRLAHEKQKIRINKKGGGRPKKLTLEEEICLCVFYLRHLPTFEILGLQFSVSKTEANDTFNYWIKILRKILPSSLIEGARKDREELAVVKEMLAEYELIVDSWEQPRERPEDNQVQKEYYSGKKKQHTFKGQVITLPSGKDLVDVEVGKQGKTSDISIFREQQKKFNIEQKFTGDKGYQGGINIKIPQKKPRGKELTDLQKEVNKEISSERIYVEHVIRLIKIFRAAKERFRMKGNKYEEVILTICGLVRLRLGTLILAV; this is encoded by the coding sequence ATGAAAAATCCACTAGAATATATTGAAAACTATCCAGAACGAACAAAGCAAATTATCGGAATTAATTACGAGCAGTGGTCGGCATTAGTAGAGATTGCAAAAATTGAGGAAGAAAGATTAAGATTGGCACATGAAAAACAAAAGATTAGGATTAATAAAAAGGGAGGAGGGAGACCTAAAAAACTCACCTTAGAGGAAGAAATATGTTTGTGTGTATTTTATCTAAGGCATTTGCCGACATTTGAAATCCTAGGGTTGCAATTTAGTGTTTCCAAAACAGAAGCGAATGATACATTTAATTACTGGATAAAAATCCTGAGAAAAATACTACCATCTAGCCTAATAGAGGGAGCAAGAAAAGACCGAGAAGAATTGGCAGTGGTGAAAGAAATGCTCGCCGAGTATGAGTTGATTGTAGATAGTTGGGAACAGCCGAGAGAAAGACCTGAAGACAATCAGGTGCAGAAAGAATATTATTCAGGAAAGAAAAAGCAACACACATTTAAAGGGCAGGTAATTACATTACCATCAGGAAAAGATTTAGTCGATGTAGAGGTGGGCAAACAAGGTAAGACTAGTGATATTAGTATATTTAGAGAACAGCAAAAGAAATTTAATATTGAGCAGAAATTTACCGGAGACAAAGGATATCAAGGTGGTATTAATATCAAAATTCCTCAGAAGAAGCCAAGAGGAAAAGAATTAACAGATCTACAAAAAGAGGTGAACAAGGAAATATCTAGTGAAAGAATATATGTAGAACATGTCATTCGCCTAATCAAGATATTTAGGGCGGCCAAAGAAAGATTCCGGATGAAGGGGAATAAATATGAAGAAGTAATACTAACAATATGTGGATTAGTTAGATTGCGACTGGGAACATTGATTTTAGCAGTTTGA
- a CDS encoding formylglycine-generating enzyme family protein: MKRRQLIQYASLSSIALFSGIGTNSLAATFNHHQENRLRRLASDLKSVSFDVATIDLNGREIDRRSRQAQFFTTELGDSIPLTMVAIAAGEFEMGSAHLEIDRSTSETPGHRVTVQPFFMSKYPIAQAQWLAVSQLPQVNRALIPDPAHFVGADRPVESVSWLDAVEFCDRLSQHTQRNYRLPSEAEWEYAARAGTTTPFSTGATLTPEFANYGTEFTYGGESPSEYLPTTTNVDRFAPNAFGLNDMHGNVWEWCADCWHETYQGAPRDSQAWIKNGDSDLRSLRGGSWADHPSQLRSASRSAYEADSLNRMIGFRVVCA; the protein is encoded by the coding sequence GTGAAAAGGCGACAGTTAATTCAATATGCCAGTTTGAGCAGTATTGCCTTATTCAGTGGCATTGGTACTAATTCATTGGCGGCGACTTTCAATCATCATCAAGAAAATCGACTTAGGAGATTAGCGAGCGATCTAAAATCCGTTAGTTTTGATGTTGCGACGATCGATCTAAATGGTCGAGAGATCGATCGTCGATCGCGACAAGCTCAGTTTTTTACGACCGAGCTAGGCGATAGTATTCCCTTAACAATGGTCGCAATTGCAGCAGGTGAATTTGAGATGGGATCCGCCCATCTCGAAATAGATCGATCGACTAGCGAAACACCAGGGCATCGGGTGACAGTCCAGCCTTTCTTCATGTCCAAATATCCGATCGCCCAAGCTCAATGGCTGGCGGTGAGTCAACTCCCCCAAGTCAATCGAGCGTTAATTCCCGATCCTGCCCATTTTGTTGGTGCCGATCGACCAGTGGAATCGGTGTCCTGGTTGGATGCGGTCGAGTTTTGCGATCGGCTCTCGCAACACACGCAGCGGAACTATCGGTTGCCCAGTGAAGCCGAGTGGGAATATGCAGCTCGTGCGGGGACGACCACGCCCTTTAGTACTGGTGCAACCCTCACCCCGGAGTTTGCTAACTACGGCACTGAATTTACCTATGGGGGGGAATCTCCCAGTGAGTATCTACCGACAACTACAAATGTCGATCGGTTCGCTCCCAATGCCTTTGGTTTAAATGACATGCACGGCAACGTGTGGGAATGGTGTGCCGATTGCTGGCATGAAACTTACCAAGGTGCGCCCAGGGATAGTCAAGCCTGGATTAAAAATGGAGATTCAGACCTGCGATCTTTACGTGGTGGTAGTTGGGCTGACCATCCGAGTCAGTTGCGTTCCGCCAGTCGATCGGCCTATGAAGCTGATTCCCTCAATCGGATGATTGGCTTTCGAGTTGTCTGTGCTTAG
- a CDS encoding CobW family GTP-binding protein codes for MSMFNKIPVTVLTGYLGAGKTTLLNHILTANHGQKIAVIVNEFGEVGIDRQLVIGTDEEIVEMNNGCICCTVRGDLIRTIGKLLVRREQFDALLIETTGLADPAPVIQSFFVDELLHAQTELDAIVTVVDAKHIWEHWDSSEAQEQIAFADVVILNKSDLVSPTILDELEQRIRSMNAIAKLYRTQNCQIGLDKLLGLKAFDLKQALSIDPQFLTEDAHEHDLSIASVGISTTGSFSSVKVNRWLYQLAQDRGADIFRMKGIVNLDDEARRFVFQGVHMTLDGRPGKPWQPSEIRRTELVFIGRNLDEQQLKAEFDACRLETPVEVGG; via the coding sequence ATGTCCATGTTTAATAAAATTCCTGTGACCGTGTTGACGGGCTATCTAGGGGCTGGCAAAACCACCCTGCTCAATCATATTTTGACAGCTAATCACGGTCAAAAAATCGCCGTGATTGTGAATGAATTTGGCGAAGTTGGGATCGATCGCCAGCTCGTGATTGGTACCGATGAAGAAATCGTGGAGATGAATAATGGCTGCATCTGCTGTACTGTCAGAGGCGATCTGATTCGGACGATCGGCAAGTTACTAGTACGGCGCGAACAGTTTGATGCCTTATTGATTGAAACTACCGGACTTGCCGATCCGGCTCCGGTGATCCAGTCTTTCTTTGTCGATGAATTACTTCATGCCCAAACCGAATTGGATGCGATCGTGACAGTCGTCGATGCCAAGCATATTTGGGAGCACTGGGATAGCAGCGAAGCTCAAGAGCAAATTGCTTTTGCCGATGTCGTGATCTTGAACAAGAGCGATTTGGTTTCGCCCACAATTCTGGATGAGCTAGAACAGCGAATCCGCAGCATGAATGCGATCGCTAAATTGTACCGCACCCAGAATTGTCAAATCGGTCTAGATAAATTATTGGGTTTAAAAGCCTTTGACCTGAAACAGGCTCTGAGCATCGACCCCCAATTTTTGACCGAGGATGCCCACGAGCACGATCTGTCGATCGCTTCCGTCGGTATCAGCACTACGGGCAGTTTCAGTAGTGTCAAGGTCAACCGCTGGCTATATCAACTGGCGCAAGATCGCGGTGCCGATATTTTTCGGATGAAGGGAATCGTCAATTTGGATGACGAAGCGCGGCGGTTTGTCTTTCAAGGGGTACACATGACCCTAGATGGTAGACCGGGTAAACCCTGGCAGCCAAGCGAAATCCGCCGTACCGAACTAGTGTTCATTGGGCGCAATTTAGATGAACAGCAGTTAAAGGCTGAGTTTGATGCTTGCCGACTGGAAACACCCGTTGAAGTCGGTGGCTGA
- a CDS encoding TRADD-N-associated membrane domain-containing protein translates to MSNQNLPTHQPEDRDDEMKQRIAEERLFQASVSFKLTSIATAAFATVSLVGAGLLLSGNLSEGALTAASGAVPTVYCFKLAKDANDRLDRIFAELSD, encoded by the coding sequence ATGTCTAACCAAAACCTCCCAACCCATCAACCTGAAGATCGCGACGACGAGATGAAACAACGCATCGCTGAAGAACGCCTGTTTCAAGCCAGCGTCAGCTTTAAACTTACCTCGATCGCTACTGCGGCTTTTGCTACCGTCAGCCTCGTCGGTGCCGGATTGCTACTCAGTGGTAATCTCTCCGAAGGTGCTCTCACCGCTGCATCGGGCGCAGTACCGACTGTCTACTGCTTCAAATTAGCCAAAGATGCTAACGACAGGCTCGATCGCATCTTCGCTGAGTTGAGCGACTAA
- the nthA gene encoding nitrile hydratase subunit alpha: MSGYEHFKYDTDRETYSAARVRALEALLVKKGVITGATVDKVLKYFKTEMGPFNGAKIVARAWVDPAFKARLLQDANAAIAEMKFPPGMSGAEGEHLKIVENTAKVHNLIVCTLCSCYPWPTLGLPPYWFKDPTFRARAVREPRAVLKEFGLTIDPAVEINVWDSSAQIRWSVLPERPQGTSKMTEAQLAAIVTPESMMGVGKIKVA, encoded by the coding sequence ATGAGTGGATACGAGCATTTTAAGTATGATACCGATCGAGAAACCTACAGTGCGGCTAGAGTGCGTGCTTTAGAGGCTCTGCTGGTTAAGAAAGGTGTGATTACGGGGGCGACAGTGGATAAAGTCTTGAAGTATTTCAAGACAGAAATGGGTCCGTTCAATGGGGCAAAAATCGTGGCTCGTGCTTGGGTCGATCCGGCTTTTAAGGCGCGGTTGTTGCAAGATGCCAATGCCGCGATCGCGGAGATGAAGTTTCCCCCAGGGATGTCTGGTGCTGAAGGGGAACACCTGAAAATAGTCGAAAATACCGCTAAGGTGCATAACTTGATTGTCTGCACCCTCTGTTCCTGTTACCCCTGGCCGACCTTGGGCTTGCCGCCTTACTGGTTCAAAGATCCCACCTTCCGCGCCCGCGCAGTTAGGGAACCCCGCGCCGTGCTGAAAGAATTTGGCTTGACGATCGATCCAGCCGTGGAAATTAATGTGTGGGATAGTAGTGCCCAAATTCGTTGGTCGGTATTGCCAGAACGGCCACAGGGCACGTCCAAGATGACTGAAGCCCAATTGGCGGCGATCGTCACCCCAGAATCGATGATGGGTGTCGGCAAAATTAAGGTTGCTTAA
- the ureC gene encoding urease subunit alpha has product MEISRERYAELFGPTTGDRIRLGDTSLIAEVQRDTTVYGDECVFGGGKTLRDGLGLASGVTAAEGALDLVITNVVLIDPVQGIVKTDIGIKDGKIVGIGKAGNPGVMDGVQPNLMISANTDVRSAEGLIATPGGIDCHVHFDSAGLCAEALSSGLTTMIGGGLGPVTVGICSGGAYNMGLMLQASEGFAINFGFLGKGSSSLPASLVEQIEGGAIGLKIHEDWGAMPALIDTCLSVADLHDFQVQIHTDTLNESGYVEDTLAAIRGRTIHMYHTEGAGGGHAPDIIKVASYSHCLPSSTNPTNPYTVNTFDEHLDMVMVCHHLNPRVPEDVAFAESRIRAETIAAEDILHDLGAISMMGSDSQGMGRIGEVICRTWQLASKMKDQRGALPEDSDRHDNQRILRYIAKYTINPAKTCGIDSHVGSIEPGKIADIVLWHPGYFGVKPELVIKGGFIAWSPMGESNASLMTCEPILYRPQWGSYGSAKQSTSFCFVTQTALDCGLADKLKLRKQLLPVKNTRSLSKADMLHNTVCPEIEVDPDTFQVRVNGEIATCEPVSRVPLGRLYIFR; this is encoded by the coding sequence ATGGAAATTAGTCGGGAGCGTTATGCAGAGCTGTTTGGCCCCACCACAGGCGATCGGATTCGGTTAGGGGATACATCTTTAATTGCGGAAGTTCAGAGAGATACCACTGTCTATGGTGATGAGTGCGTATTTGGTGGTGGTAAAACCCTGCGGGATGGTTTGGGCTTGGCTTCTGGAGTCACAGCAGCAGAGGGAGCATTAGATCTTGTGATTACCAATGTGGTGTTGATCGATCCGGTGCAGGGGATTGTCAAGACAGACATTGGCATCAAAGATGGCAAGATTGTAGGAATTGGTAAAGCAGGCAATCCTGGTGTGATGGATGGAGTACAGCCAAATCTAATGATTAGTGCCAATACAGATGTGCGATCGGCTGAAGGTTTGATTGCTACCCCCGGGGGAATTGATTGTCACGTTCATTTTGATAGTGCGGGTCTCTGTGCCGAGGCACTTTCTAGCGGATTAACGACGATGATTGGGGGTGGGTTGGGGCCAGTCACCGTGGGCATTTGTTCGGGTGGAGCCTATAATATGGGCTTAATGCTCCAAGCTTCCGAAGGATTTGCGATTAATTTTGGCTTTTTGGGTAAAGGGAGTTCGAGTCTCCCAGCAAGTCTCGTCGAACAAATAGAAGGCGGTGCGATCGGACTAAAAATCCATGAAGATTGGGGCGCAATGCCTGCGCTGATTGATACCTGTCTTTCTGTTGCCGATCTGCACGACTTTCAAGTCCAAATTCACACTGATACGCTCAATGAGTCTGGCTATGTAGAAGATACGCTTGCAGCAATTCGTGGTCGCACGATCCACATGTACCATACGGAAGGTGCTGGCGGTGGACACGCTCCAGACATCATCAAGGTGGCTTCCTATTCTCACTGTCTACCTTCTTCCACTAATCCCACCAATCCCTATACAGTTAACACCTTTGATGAACATTTAGATATGGTGATGGTCTGCCATCACCTCAATCCCAGAGTTCCCGAAGATGTCGCCTTTGCCGAATCGCGGATTCGTGCCGAAACTATTGCGGCGGAAGATATTTTGCACGATCTGGGTGCCATCAGCATGATGGGATCTGATAGTCAGGGCATGGGCAGGATTGGCGAAGTAATTTGTCGCACTTGGCAATTGGCTTCCAAAATGAAAGACCAACGTGGCGCACTTCCTGAAGATAGCGATCGCCATGATAATCAACGAATTTTGAGATACATCGCAAAATACACAATTAATCCTGCCAAAACCTGTGGAATTGATTCCCATGTAGGTTCGATCGAACCCGGTAAAATCGCGGACATTGTGCTTTGGCATCCTGGTTATTTTGGAGTTAAACCAGAGCTAGTAATTAAGGGAGGCTTTATCGCTTGGTCGCCTATGGGTGAATCAAACGCCTCGCTGATGACTTGCGAACCAATTCTGTATCGTCCGCAATGGGGCAGCTATGGCAGTGCCAAGCAGTCTACTTCTTTTTGCTTTGTGACTCAGACTGCTCTAGATTGCGGCTTAGCCGATAAGCTGAAACTTCGCAAACAACTTTTGCCAGTCAAAAACACCAGATCCCTGAGTAAAGCAGATATGTTGCATAACACCGTCTGTCCTGAAATTGAAGTCGATCCCGACACTTTTCAGGTGCGGGTGAATGGTGAAATCGCTACCTGCGAACCTGTCTCGCGAGTGCCGCTCGGTCGGCTGTATATCTTCAGGTAA
- a CDS encoding NACHT domain-containing protein, producing MARSLKASVEGLKKAELAFNTKGKTQEYLAGSVDCTRQVVINFFARRTVATRFFQAICTELGLDWREIAELDADIQAPIQDVDLDALVLEVREKIHASIQKRCGTMRVLDMEQPITIDSIYTSVNILEKISRNQRRSIEELLDGCEIENFDRFILGTVRQERIPALKAVERHDKLMILGKPGAGKTTFLKWLALQCNGGKFNQNRVPLFVTLKEFAETEGQPDLLSFIGKQLTEWGIENADVVGAKILQAGRLIVLLDGLDEVKAQDHDRVLNTIRQTAEKFDASQFVITCRIAAKEYIFEQFTEVEVADFDDEQIADFAHKWFQLKDPVKAKEFPQELKANPGLKELATNPLLLTLLCLVFESGGRFPVNRAELYKEGLDVLLKKWDAKRNIRREEVYKQLSLQRKEDLLSQVAYNAFERSDYFFKQGFVEEQIREYIRNLPNASNDSETLQLDSEAVLNSIAAQHGLLVERARGIYSFSHLTFQEYFTARWFKEKADGDFGALISHLTDKQWREVFLLTVGMLQSADKLVLGMKREIDRLLAQDEKLQEFLCWVEEKSRSTKSRYKLLAVRAYYLILASPRAFILIMTALGVVDRFLNNTFALARALDFNHDLGHFDLDPECIVGPDVAFNQEHDHDHALDYAVTVSIAFALDCDRNYARALSGAQDIERKHDYACALARALAYALARAIESTELQESLQQLKDRLPDTSSENHENFERWWQANGRDWAEELRAIMIQHRNIGHDWQFSEAQKELLQQYYDANKLLVDCLNSDCYVSREVRAEIEASLLLPIKSRS from the coding sequence ATGGCGCGATCGCTAAAGGCTTCTGTTGAGGGACTAAAAAAAGCAGAACTTGCATTTAATACCAAAGGCAAGACGCAAGAATATCTAGCTGGAAGTGTTGATTGTACGCGCCAAGTTGTCATCAATTTTTTTGCTAGAAGAACCGTAGCAACTAGATTTTTTCAAGCGATCTGCACCGAATTAGGTTTGGATTGGAGGGAGATTGCCGAATTAGACGCGGATATTCAGGCACCTATTCAAGATGTCGATCTCGATGCACTCGTTTTGGAAGTTCGCGAAAAGATTCATGCCAGTATTCAGAAACGCTGTGGCACGATGCGGGTGCTGGATATGGAGCAACCAATTACCATCGATTCCATCTACACCAGCGTTAATATTCTGGAGAAAATTTCTCGCAATCAACGGCGCAGCATTGAGGAATTGCTGGATGGGTGCGAGATTGAGAACTTCGATCGATTTATATTAGGCACAGTTCGACAAGAACGCATCCCCGCCCTAAAAGCTGTCGAACGTCATGACAAGTTGATGATTTTAGGGAAGCCCGGAGCGGGAAAAACGACGTTTCTCAAGTGGTTGGCATTGCAATGTAATGGGGGTAAATTCAACCAAAATCGAGTACCTTTGTTTGTCACTCTCAAGGAATTTGCAGAGACAGAAGGACAACCCGATCTGCTGAGTTTTATTGGCAAACAATTGACAGAATGGGGGATTGAGAATGCCGATGTGGTGGGGGCGAAAATTTTGCAGGCTGGTAGATTGATCGTGTTGCTGGATGGATTGGATGAAGTTAAAGCACAAGACCACGATCGAGTTTTAAATACGATTCGCCAGACTGCCGAGAAATTTGATGCCAGTCAATTTGTGATTACTTGTCGGATTGCGGCGAAGGAATATATCTTCGAGCAGTTTACCGAAGTAGAAGTTGCCGATTTTGATGATGAGCAGATTGCTGACTTTGCTCACAAATGGTTTCAACTGAAAGATCCCGTCAAAGCCAAAGAATTTCCCCAGGAGTTAAAAGCCAATCCTGGATTGAAAGAATTAGCTACCAATCCGCTGTTACTGACACTCCTGTGTTTGGTATTTGAATCAGGTGGTAGATTTCCTGTCAATCGTGCCGAACTCTACAAGGAAGGCTTGGATGTATTGCTAAAAAAATGGGATGCCAAGCGGAATATTAGACGAGAAGAGGTTTACAAACAACTATCGCTCCAACGCAAAGAAGATCTCCTCAGTCAAGTTGCTTACAATGCCTTTGAACGCAGTGACTATTTTTTTAAACAAGGATTTGTCGAGGAGCAAATTCGGGAGTATATTCGGAATTTACCGAATGCTAGTAATGACTCCGAAACGCTGCAACTCGATAGTGAAGCGGTGCTGAATTCAATTGCGGCTCAACATGGATTACTGGTAGAAAGAGCGCGGGGAATTTATTCTTTTTCTCATTTAACTTTTCAGGAATACTTTACCGCTCGGTGGTTCAAGGAAAAAGCTGATGGGGATTTTGGTGCCCTGATTAGCCATCTTACCGATAAGCAGTGGCGGGAGGTATTTTTGCTGACGGTGGGGATGTTGCAGAGTGCGGATAAGTTGGTGCTAGGGATGAAGCGGGAAATCGATCGTCTTCTGGCTCAGGACGAGAAATTGCAAGAATTTCTGTGTTGGGTAGAGGAAAAATCTCGATCAACAAAGAGTCGCTATAAACTTCTTGCTGTTCGAGCATATTATTTGATTCTTGCTAGTCCTCGTGCTTTTATTCTGATTATGACTGCTCTAGGTGTTGTAGATCGTTTTTTGAATAACACTTTTGCTCTTGCTCGTGCTCTCGATTTTAATCACGATCTTGGTCATTTTGATCTTGATCCGGAGTGTATTGTAGGCCCTGATGTTGCATTCAATCAAGAGCACGACCACGATCATGCTCTTGATTATGCGGTTACGGTCTCGATTGCTTTTGCTCTTGATTGCGATCGCAATTATGCTCGCGCTCTTTCTGGTGCTCAAGATATTGAGCGTAAGCATGATTATGCCTGTGCTCTTGCTCGTGCTCTTGCTTATGCTCTTGCTCGTGCGATTGAATCCACCGAGTTACAAGAATCGCTGCAACAACTAAAAGATCGATTGCCAGATACATCCTCAGAAAATCATGAGAATTTTGAGCGTTGGTGGCAGGCTAATGGTCGAGACTGGGCGGAGGAATTGAGAGCAATTATGATTCAGCATCGAAACATCGGTCACGATTGGCAATTTAGCGAAGCTCAGAAAGAGTTACTCCAGCAATACTATGATGCCAATAAGCTGCTGGTAGACTGTCTCAATAGTGATTGCTATGTGAGTCGGGAAGTGAGAGCGGAGATTGAGGCTAGTTTGTTGTTACCGATTAAGTCTCGATCGTAA
- the nthB gene encoding nitrile hydratase subunit beta, with the protein MKLQHYLGGVENLGPVSTEKKVFVQPWEERIFGIHVAMMALSNHLDTALPKYQIKKVPTKFKDFWTWGHLRTGAEGMQPFDYFRLRYYEKWLGGISGFFIEKGYITKAELDAATATYLTRPKSKSFKPPAGGNPAIDTQVVKYLREGDSPKRSISTKPKFTTGMKVKVKDPMVVDHTRLPGHLRGKIGIVYLVYPDAYNYFFSTGPDGIGAPMPVYLVSFKPADIWGKDMSEPNSTYYDDLFEAYLEAV; encoded by the coding sequence ATGAAGCTACAGCATTATTTGGGCGGCGTTGAAAATCTCGGCCCCGTCAGCACTGAAAAAAAGGTATTTGTCCAGCCTTGGGAAGAACGCATTTTTGGGATTCATGTGGCGATGATGGCCCTGAGCAATCATCTCGATACCGCCTTACCCAAGTACCAGATTAAGAAAGTGCCCACCAAATTCAAAGATTTTTGGACGTGGGGACACCTGCGCACCGGAGCCGAAGGGATGCAACCATTTGACTACTTCCGGTTGCGCTATTACGAAAAATGGTTGGGCGGTATTTCGGGCTTCTTTATTGAGAAAGGATATATCACCAAAGCCGAACTGGATGCAGCCACTGCCACCTACCTCACTCGCCCCAAGTCGAAGAGTTTTAAGCCACCAGCAGGCGGGAATCCAGCGATCGATACCCAAGTTGTGAAATATCTCCGCGAAGGCGATTCACCGAAGCGATCGATCTCCACCAAGCCCAAGTTTACGACAGGGATGAAGGTGAAGGTCAAAGACCCGATGGTCGTGGATCATACGCGGCTCCCAGGTCATCTCCGGGGCAAAATAGGCATTGTTTATTTAGTCTATCCAGACGCTTACAACTACTTCTTTTCGACGGGACCTGATGGTATCGGTGCGCCCATGCCTGTCTATCTGGTGTCCTTTAAGCCTGCCGATATTTGGGGCAAAGACATGAGCGAACCCAATTCGACTTACTACGACGATCTATTTGAAGCATATTTGGAAGCGGTTTGA
- a CDS encoding urease subunit beta, whose product MTNIPTSNAPTSFPGEVLCESGSLQLNAGRETKTLTVANLGDRPIQVGSHYHFLEVNRALQFDRSQAYGFRLDIPAGTAIRFEPGDTKTVSLVAIGGTRHIQGLNGLVNQALDAPNAKEMAMERVQRLGYSTIVEESHGN is encoded by the coding sequence ATGACAAATATCCCCACCTCAAATGCCCCAACTTCCTTTCCTGGTGAAGTGCTCTGTGAATCTGGTTCATTGCAGCTAAATGCTGGTCGAGAGACTAAAACTCTTACAGTGGCGAATTTAGGCGATCGCCCGATCCAAGTTGGCTCACATTATCACTTTCTAGAAGTGAATCGGGCTTTGCAATTCGATCGCTCCCAAGCTTATGGATTTCGGTTGGACATTCCGGCTGGCACGGCGATTAGATTTGAGCCTGGAGATACCAAAACTGTCTCATTAGTAGCGATCGGCGGTACAAGACATATTCAAGGACTGAATGGCTTGGTAAATCAGGCGTTAGATGCTCCCAATGCCAAGGAAATGGCGATGGAGCGGGTGCAAAGATTGGGCTACAGCACAATAGTAGAGGAGAGTCATGGAAATTAG
- a CDS encoding urease subunit gamma has translation MYLTPREVERLTVFTAAEIARRRKEKGLKLNVPEAIAYIIDATIEGAREDKSVAQLMSEGATLLTTEDVLPGVTELIPMIQVEAHFADGTKLVSIHNPIRSPG, from the coding sequence ATGTACTTAACTCCCAGAGAGGTTGAACGGCTAACTGTGTTTACAGCCGCTGAAATCGCCCGTCGTAGGAAGGAAAAAGGTCTCAAACTGAATGTGCCAGAAGCGATCGCCTATATTATTGATGCCACGATCGAAGGCGCACGCGAAGATAAATCCGTAGCACAGTTGATGTCTGAAGGAGCGACGTTACTAACAACCGAGGATGTCTTACCAGGCGTAACTGAGCTGATCCCGATGATTCAGGTGGAAGCGCACTTTGCCGATGGGACTAAGTTAGTCAGTATTCACAATCCAATCCGTAGCCCTGGATGA
- the ureG gene encoding urease accessory protein UreG: MKKSVARLGVGGPVGSGKTALLERLLPLLMQQGIEVAVVTNDLLTQEDADRLKRQGVLPANRIVGVETGSCPHTAIREDPTMNLLAIRNLERAFPELDLVFVESGGDNLASTFSYDLIDAYIFVLDVGAGDDIPRKNGPGFMQADLVVINKIDIAPYVGADLNIIDRDATERRKGKPIAYTNCKTGEGLDRVMQFIFDKLLFQSVR; encoded by the coding sequence ATGAAAAAATCAGTGGCGCGTTTGGGTGTCGGTGGGCCAGTCGGCAGTGGCAAAACGGCTCTCCTAGAAAGGTTGTTACCCTTACTCATGCAGCAAGGGATCGAAGTAGCTGTAGTAACAAACGATCTGTTGACGCAAGAAGATGCCGATCGCCTCAAGCGTCAAGGAGTCTTACCTGCCAATCGAATTGTGGGTGTGGAAACAGGTAGTTGTCCGCATACAGCGATTCGCGAAGATCCGACAATGAATTTGTTGGCAATCCGCAATCTAGAGAGAGCTTTTCCTGAACTCGATCTGGTGTTTGTCGAAAGCGGTGGCGACAATTTGGCCTCGACATTTAGCTATGACTTAATTGATGCCTATATTTTTGTCTTGGATGTGGGCGCAGGCGATGATATTCCCCGCAAAAATGGGCCAGGGTTTATGCAAGCCGATCTGGTGGTAATTAACAAAATTGATATTGCGCCTTATGTGGGAGCCGACCTGAACATCATCGATCGCGATGCTACGGAACGACGAAAAGGGAAACCGATCGCCTATACCAACTGTAAAACTGGTGAAGGATTAGATCGAGTGATGCAGTTCATCTTTGACAAATTACTATTTCAGTCCGTGCGATAA
- a CDS encoding nitrile hydratase accessory protein — protein MQTQFEHFAATSMLGSKESPPRCDGDLFFEDSWEGRAFGMAIALAKQGHYEWEDFRQQLITSIGEWESAHALDDPSWDYYQRWLLALERLMVETNLIDPDELELELAKEAQDAIGVD, from the coding sequence ATGCAAACTCAATTCGAGCATTTCGCCGCCACCAGTATGTTAGGATCTAAAGAGTCCCCACCGCGCTGTGACGGCGATCTATTTTTTGAGGATTCCTGGGAAGGTCGGGCGTTTGGGATGGCGATCGCGCTAGCCAAGCAGGGACACTATGAATGGGAAGACTTCCGACAACAGTTGATTACGTCGATCGGTGAGTGGGAATCCGCACACGCTCTAGACGATCCAAGCTGGGATTATTATCAGCGGTGGCTCTTGGCTCTGGAGCGGTTGATGGTAGAAACCAATTTAATCGATCCAGATGAATTGGAGCTAGAACTGGCTAAAGAGGCGCAGGATGCGATCGGTGTTGATTAA